In Fluviispira sanaruensis, a genomic segment contains:
- a CDS encoding GNAT family N-acetyltransferase, whose amino-acid sequence MHNSDVFPEIVREKNISFRELEYLTNICFESNDYLNNFPQVFNQENKENLFLYKINGQAVAFCSIHPIHFQLPNRMLNSYCIGSVCTHPNFRKKGFAKKILMEVEAKAKENLADFLFLFSDYKSLYTNLNYVPAGKTYLAQVNSRISTSIYLNKLRKFKTEYNKALQTIEERKLDFLSINNLVEIDEKKKYNIWQFIVRNAPKSESILSYLEFTDIIKIRKMQLYLLSYDQTICAIAFINKGDDFQNVIHSIYFNNFSYALALLQEVIVKNTEEELIFFPGSHSSEFFSLFDFQSIPSLFLKSLDEKKIATQKLQELCEKNDIFIGSLQGT is encoded by the coding sequence ATGCACAATTCGGATGTTTTCCCAGAAATCGTCCGAGAAAAAAATATCTCTTTTAGAGAATTAGAATATTTGACCAATATCTGCTTTGAAAGTAATGACTACCTAAATAATTTTCCTCAAGTTTTTAATCAAGAAAATAAAGAAAATCTCTTTTTATATAAAATTAATGGGCAAGCGGTTGCATTCTGTTCAATACACCCCATTCACTTTCAATTACCCAATCGAATGTTAAATTCTTATTGTATAGGAAGCGTGTGCACCCATCCAAATTTTAGAAAGAAAGGTTTCGCTAAAAAGATTTTAATGGAAGTTGAAGCTAAAGCAAAAGAAAATCTAGCTGATTTTTTATTTTTATTTAGTGACTATAAATCACTGTATACAAATTTAAATTACGTTCCTGCAGGCAAAACTTATTTAGCCCAAGTAAATTCAAGAATTTCGACATCTATATATCTTAATAAATTAAGAAAATTTAAAACGGAATACAATAAAGCACTGCAGACAATTGAAGAAAGAAAACTAGATTTCTTGAGTATTAATAATTTAGTAGAAATAGATGAAAAGAAAAAATATAATATTTGGCAATTTATCGTTCGCAATGCTCCAAAGTCTGAATCTATTCTTTCTTATTTAGAATTTACAGACATTATAAAAATTAGAAAAATGCAACTCTATCTATTAAGCTATGATCAAACCATTTGTGCAATTGCTTTTATCAACAAAGGGGATGATTTTCAAAATGTAATTCATTCAATTTACTTCAACAATTTTAGTTACGCTCTTGCTCTACTTCAAGAAGTTATTGTAAAAAACACAGAAGAAGAACTTATTTTTTTCCCTGGTTCACATTCATCAGAATTTTTCTCACTTTTTGATTTTCAATCTATCCCTTCGCTATTCTTAAAATCACTCGATGAGAAAAAAATTGCTACGCAAAAATTGCAGGAATTATGCGAAAAAAATGACATTTTTATTGGCAGCTTGCAAGGAACTTAA
- a CDS encoding acyl-CoA thioesterase has translation MKKVIVHDKSIEMTVLMTPDMVNFSGKVHGGAIMRLLDQVAYVCASRYSGHYVVTLSADQVFFRHPIHVGELVTFLANVNYTGKSSMEIGIKVVSENTRTRIRNHVLSSYFTMVAVDENSRPVEIAKVDVTSNKDQERFESALQRKKMREQFWKK, from the coding sequence ATGAAAAAAGTAATTGTTCATGATAAATCTATCGAAATGACAGTGCTTATGACTCCAGACATGGTGAATTTTTCTGGAAAAGTTCACGGTGGAGCCATCATGCGACTGCTTGATCAAGTTGCATATGTTTGTGCTTCGCGCTATTCAGGTCACTATGTTGTTACTTTATCAGCGGATCAAGTTTTTTTTAGACACCCCATACATGTGGGCGAGCTTGTTACCTTTTTAGCCAATGTAAATTACACAGGTAAATCGTCAATGGAAATAGGGATTAAAGTTGTTTCAGAAAATACGCGCACACGCATCCGCAACCATGTCTTATCAAGTTATTTTACAATGGTAGCAGTTGATGAAAACTCTCGACCCGTAGAAATAGCCAAGGTAGACGTGACTTCGAATAAAGATCAAGAGCGTTTTGAATCTGCATTACAAAGAAAAAAAATGCGTGAACAATTTTGGAAAAAATAA
- a CDS encoding follicular epithelium yolk protein subunit has protein sequence MPINLEIISGSDVFNTEVLPFGYEEHFITPEEREMFNIGKDSQLKSAVENHFGERPEDVHLLPEDYPWGKIYNDYNWSPVKASYYVADISILDVQQEKVIISQKEFENKSSIAATYNASITESVANTIESSWNSSNKLSGGFNIKGKFSVLAVETEATTSIGFEHTWGKGGTTRHMTTVGTTTGLSVTLKPKEAVIAELTATRGRLKVEINYNVLLSGSILANYYPPYKDHHFWFLPIRKVLDKKSTKKVTENILINYYSNTKVVLRDKKSSKIIKSMNI, from the coding sequence GTGCCGATTAATTTAGAAATTATATCTGGTTCCGATGTATTCAATACTGAAGTTTTGCCTTTTGGCTATGAAGAACACTTTATAACTCCCGAAGAAAGAGAAATGTTTAATATAGGAAAAGATTCACAGCTTAAGAGCGCAGTTGAAAATCATTTTGGAGAAAGACCTGAAGATGTTCACTTATTACCTGAGGATTACCCTTGGGGCAAAATATATAATGATTACAATTGGTCACCAGTTAAAGCGAGTTACTATGTTGCAGATATATCTATTTTAGATGTTCAGCAAGAAAAAGTGATCATCAGTCAAAAAGAATTTGAAAATAAAAGTTCAATTGCTGCCACATATAATGCCTCAATAACTGAATCTGTTGCCAACACAATTGAAAGCTCTTGGAACAGTTCAAATAAACTTTCTGGTGGCTTCAATATTAAAGGGAAATTCTCAGTTTTAGCAGTAGAAACAGAAGCAACGACCTCAATTGGCTTTGAACACACTTGGGGGAAAGGGGGAACAACCCGCCATATGACGACTGTTGGAACAACGACAGGATTATCCGTTACTCTAAAGCCAAAGGAGGCCGTGATTGCTGAGCTTACAGCTACACGAGGGAGATTAAAAGTTGAAATAAATTATAATGTTCTATTATCAGGAAGTATTTTAGCAAATTACTATCCACCTTACAAAGATCATCATTTTTGGTTTTTGCCTATTCGAAAAGTCCTTGATAAGAAAAGCACTAAAAAAGTTACAGAAAATATTTTAATAAATTACTATTCAAATACAAAAGTAGTATTAAGAGACAAAAAAAGTTCAAAAATCATAAAAAGCATGAATATTTAG
- a CDS encoding ABC transporter ATP-binding protein codes for MQSTKIVTLNDINVSFIKNKPVLQNLDLEIFKGESLTILGPGGSGKSTLLKIILGIIEPQSGTLNVFGKNINSLLHKERSEILKKIGIAFQQGALFDFMTVSENIDFAMENMTQFTQKEREERIPNFLAQVNLTHAADKLPSELSGGMRRRVGFIRALITNPELALLDEPTAGLDPVTTTIVIDIIHRIGRQIGTTMVCVTSNIDVAFRFAKKVAILKDGKIIGVGTKADLLNLNNEWITNFLTIRENKFHTDEEIDMNESSV; via the coding sequence GTGCAATCAACAAAAATTGTGACACTAAATGACATAAATGTCTCTTTTATAAAAAATAAACCTGTCCTACAAAACTTAGATCTCGAAATATTTAAAGGCGAATCTTTAACTATCCTAGGTCCTGGGGGCTCAGGTAAAAGCACACTTCTTAAGATTATATTAGGAATCATTGAACCGCAATCAGGAACGCTCAATGTATTTGGCAAAAATATAAACTCATTACTGCACAAAGAGCGTTCAGAAATCTTAAAAAAAATTGGCATTGCCTTTCAACAGGGCGCTCTTTTTGATTTTATGACTGTGAGTGAAAACATAGATTTTGCTATGGAAAACATGACTCAATTCACCCAAAAAGAACGGGAAGAAAGAATTCCAAATTTCTTAGCTCAAGTTAATCTCACCCACGCAGCAGACAAACTCCCAAGTGAGCTTTCCGGCGGGATGCGTAGAAGAGTTGGCTTTATACGGGCTCTTATCACCAATCCAGAACTTGCTCTCTTAGATGAACCCACTGCAGGTCTTGATCCTGTTACGACAACAATAGTAATAGACATCATACACCGCATTGGACGGCAAATCGGTACCACCATGGTTTGCGTGACCTCAAATATTGATGTGGCATTTCGATTTGCAAAAAAAGTTGCTATCTTAAAAGATGGAAAAATAATTGGGGTTGGTACAAAAGCAGATCTTTTGAATTTAAATAATGAATGGATTACAAATTTTCTTACAATACGTGAAAATAAATTCCATACTGATGAAGAAATAGATATGAACGAGTCTTCAGTATGA
- a CDS encoding ATP-binding cassette domain-containing protein: MTGNSEFLICEGVKTHNLKNINLKIPLKKWIAITGVSGSGKSSLAFDTIYSESQRRFLETLGTYERQFLQGLPQGEFVEIDNIPAAVSLKQNNKTGDPRSVIASSADIATPLRNLFIALMEPSCAKCGSQVNVDQAKDLIDFLNNEDIKKNNLNYLISVPYAIQSKKSIEDLIFEGYSRAHIDNEIVDLEEFLTHKNRIIPKEFEIILDRINWQLNKDELSNRIETIWSQVKFSPRFSYINLVKLSNKKDLSDEKKVFHVQPFCTSCNQQTTIIQLNDLDWQSILGACANCNGLGNTPVLDHLKIIPNPNLSIIDGAIKPWNSDTFLWMKEELIRACKKRNIKTNIPYEKLSSEAKDFIWIGDDLDKKSKNQSEYVTLKNFFDILEQERYKSTSRILLAKYRKYETCPECLGARLGKAGMNAKCFHSSYNDLFQQEISKTLNWLEQIKCEKKFEKKINAIQEIYEEVYKKVSLLVKLGLGSAQLFRRCKTLSGGEYQRVLLTRVIGNGLTDALYVLDEPSIGLGKNEIPSLIHCIEELRDLGNTILMVEHDKQLISSADEIFELGPGGGEEGGSLLTVKNKIPRCFQTQISNSLLNLNKMNIFPINSFQRNNSIILNKFSAMNCHNLDIEFILGKLNVIIGPSGAGKSTLIRFGLGAALDKYKEIQSTENSDFDADAKIGTWEHFSFPNYFFENNDIISVEQKALHRTISSVPATILGLMDILRKNFAATHEAKAQGLQLSDFSFNGAGGCEYCNGKGTIEDDLFFLGSVEKVCPECNGSRYRNEILTVTWNKKNISEWLSTSINECLSTLGRQQGFAKALILCKQLGLGHIPLGLPTSSMSGGEAQRLRICAALSKSSKKIFCLLDEPTRGLSDFDIGNLLETLLRLCNEGHTFVVVEHHELFEENAHHLIKMGPGSGVQGGKIIERLLATAQG, from the coding sequence ATGACAGGAAACTCTGAATTTTTAATTTGTGAAGGGGTTAAAACTCATAATTTAAAAAATATCAATCTCAAAATACCGTTAAAAAAATGGATTGCAATCACAGGAGTTTCGGGAAGCGGGAAAAGCAGTTTAGCATTCGATACAATTTATTCCGAATCACAACGAAGATTTCTTGAAACTTTAGGGACATATGAGAGACAGTTTCTCCAAGGTCTTCCTCAAGGTGAGTTTGTTGAAATTGATAATATTCCAGCAGCCGTGTCTTTGAAACAAAATAATAAAACAGGAGATCCTCGCAGTGTCATTGCATCTTCTGCTGATATTGCAACGCCTCTGCGTAATCTTTTTATCGCATTGATGGAACCATCCTGTGCGAAATGTGGATCACAAGTCAATGTTGATCAAGCAAAAGATCTTATAGATTTTTTAAATAACGAAGATATTAAAAAAAATAATTTAAATTACTTGATTTCTGTTCCTTATGCGATCCAGTCAAAAAAAAGCATAGAAGATCTTATTTTTGAAGGCTATTCCAGAGCACATATCGACAATGAAATAGTTGATTTAGAAGAATTTTTGACTCATAAAAATAGAATAATTCCCAAAGAATTTGAAATTATATTAGATCGTATTAATTGGCAATTAAATAAAGATGAACTATCTAATCGTATAGAGACGATTTGGTCACAGGTAAAATTCTCCCCTCGATTTTCATATATAAATTTAGTTAAATTAAGTAACAAAAAAGATTTGAGTGACGAAAAAAAAGTATTTCACGTTCAACCATTCTGTACAAGTTGCAACCAACAGACGACTATTATTCAATTGAATGATTTAGATTGGCAATCTATTTTAGGGGCATGCGCAAATTGCAATGGACTTGGAAATACTCCTGTGCTTGATCATCTCAAAATTATTCCAAATCCTAATTTATCAATCATAGATGGAGCAATAAAACCTTGGAATTCTGATACATTTTTATGGATGAAAGAAGAACTTATAAGAGCTTGTAAAAAAAGAAATATAAAAACAAATATCCCCTATGAAAAACTCTCAAGTGAAGCGAAAGATTTTATCTGGATAGGAGATGATTTAGATAAAAAAAGCAAAAACCAAAGTGAATATGTTACTTTAAAAAATTTCTTTGATATTCTTGAACAGGAACGCTATAAAAGCACTTCAAGAATACTACTTGCTAAATATAGAAAATATGAAACTTGTCCAGAATGTCTAGGTGCTCGCTTAGGGAAAGCAGGGATGAATGCAAAGTGTTTTCATTCATCATATAATGATCTTTTCCAACAAGAAATATCTAAAACACTTAATTGGCTTGAGCAGATTAAGTGTGAAAAAAAATTCGAAAAAAAAATCAATGCAATTCAAGAAATATATGAAGAAGTCTATAAAAAAGTATCTCTTCTCGTAAAGCTAGGGCTCGGTTCTGCTCAACTCTTTAGAAGGTGCAAAACCTTATCAGGAGGGGAATATCAGCGCGTGCTTTTAACGCGAGTTATTGGTAATGGCCTGACCGATGCACTCTATGTATTAGATGAACCCAGCATTGGACTCGGCAAAAATGAAATTCCATCACTTATACATTGTATAGAAGAATTGCGTGATTTAGGTAACACAATTCTCATGGTTGAACACGATAAACAATTGATATCAAGTGCAGACGAAATATTTGAATTAGGACCAGGCGGTGGAGAAGAGGGAGGTTCTTTGCTGACGGTGAAAAATAAAATACCAAGATGTTTTCAAACACAAATAAGCAATAGTTTATTGAATTTAAACAAAATGAATATTTTTCCTATTAACTCTTTCCAAAGAAATAATTCTATTATTTTAAATAAATTTTCAGCAATGAATTGTCACAATTTAGATATTGAATTTATTTTAGGAAAATTGAATGTAATTATAGGCCCAAGTGGTGCTGGAAAATCAACTCTTATTCGTTTTGGCCTTGGAGCCGCTCTAGATAAATATAAAGAAATTCAAAGCACTGAAAATTCTGACTTCGATGCAGACGCAAAAATTGGAACCTGGGAACATTTTAGTTTTCCTAATTATTTTTTTGAAAATAACGATATAATAAGTGTTGAACAGAAAGCTTTGCACCGAACTATTTCGAGCGTCCCAGCAACAATTTTAGGACTTATGGATATTTTACGAAAAAACTTTGCAGCGACTCATGAAGCAAAAGCCCAAGGCCTACAACTTTCCGATTTCTCTTTTAATGGTGCAGGTGGATGTGAATATTGCAATGGGAAAGGCACCATTGAGGATGATTTATTCTTTTTAGGTTCCGTAGAAAAAGTGTGTCCAGAATGCAATGGCTCGCGCTACCGCAACGAGATTCTGACTGTCACTTGGAATAAAAAAAATATCAGTGAGTGGCTTTCCACAAGTATCAATGAATGCCTGTCTACTCTTGGCAGGCAACAAGGTTTTGCCAAAGCCCTTATACTTTGTAAACAGCTTGGATTAGGTCACATTCCATTAGGTCTACCCACATCCTCAATGTCAGGCGGCGAAGCGCAACGACTGCGTATTTGCGCAGCTCTTTCAAAGTCTTCCAAAAAAATCTTCTGCCTACTTGACGAACCCACCCGAGGGCTCTCCGATTTTGACATTGGAAACCTTCTTGAAACTTTATTGCGTCTTTGCAATGAAGGGCATACATTTGTCGTTGTAGAGCATCATGAACTCTTTGAAGAAAATGCACACCATCTTATAAAAATGGGACCAGGGAGTGGTGTTCAAGGTGGAAAAATCATAGAAAGATTGTTAGCAACTGCTCAAGGATAA
- a CDS encoding phosphatidylserine decarboxylase — translation MLKSILGSATKQIEVIKRKSGEKFIEKIYGEDAMKVFYGSPAGAAFTAKFLTNKWISNIYGAYNDSGASKHKIEEFVNNMGIDVSESEKDISEYHSFNDFFARKLHPRARPINRLSSSIISPGDGRLLVFPKISETTLSYVKWAPIQLIDLFQGNESLVERYKNGSCAILRLCPSDYHRFHFPVSGKAGITKTVPGLLHSVNPYALEQQIPVYCMNKRTLCELDSDQFGKVLLMEVGALFVGTIVQTYRPAVQVEKGDEKGYFKFGGSTCIFFFENGIMEFDTDIVKSSEQGLETLVQMGEKIGHLAERKV, via the coding sequence ATGTTAAAATCTATTTTAGGAAGCGCCACTAAGCAAATTGAAGTTATTAAAAGAAAAAGTGGAGAAAAATTCATAGAAAAAATTTATGGCGAAGACGCTATGAAAGTTTTTTATGGAAGTCCTGCTGGAGCTGCTTTTACTGCAAAATTTTTAACGAATAAATGGATCAGTAACATTTATGGCGCTTACAACGATTCTGGAGCCAGTAAGCATAAAATTGAAGAATTCGTAAATAACATGGGCATCGATGTCTCTGAATCAGAAAAAGACATTTCAGAATATCATTCCTTTAATGATTTTTTTGCAAGAAAATTACATCCACGGGCGCGACCAATCAATCGCTTGAGTAGCAGCATTATATCCCCTGGTGATGGAAGGTTGCTCGTTTTTCCAAAAATATCAGAAACAACTTTAAGTTATGTCAAATGGGCTCCTATTCAACTCATTGATCTTTTTCAGGGCAATGAAAGTTTAGTCGAACGCTATAAAAATGGTTCTTGTGCCATTCTTAGATTATGCCCTTCAGATTACCATCGATTTCACTTTCCCGTTTCTGGTAAAGCAGGGATCACAAAAACAGTTCCAGGACTTCTTCATTCCGTAAATCCTTATGCATTAGAACAACAAATTCCCGTGTACTGCATGAACAAGCGCACTTTATGTGAGCTGGATTCCGATCAATTTGGCAAAGTTCTGTTAATGGAAGTGGGTGCACTTTTTGTAGGAACTATCGTGCAAACTTATAGACCTGCTGTACAAGTCGAAAAAGGAGATGAAAAAGGTTACTTTAAATTTGGCGGAAGCACCTGCATTTTCTTTTTTGAAAATGGTATAATGGAATTTGACACTGATATTGTGAAATCTTCTGAACAGGGCTTGGAAACTCTCGTTCAAATGGGAGAAAAAATAGGTCATTTAGCGGAAAGGAAAGTCTAA
- a CDS encoding OmpA family protein yields MKRNLIFKSLIHYAKPMGAFLVCLSLTNVCSALSLISYFYQTSYPNEECTPASLDPQTLKLTYSERSNMKNEFKVGWDLYTNKNLAFYQKPSIGGEVQIARCLPPGRWVYLGRGNVENVNGNTVEATIKGIDMIQGSSVKFPKKFIETGNFYWRPMAGDSVFPVEKSVSRKISISPKIEIAYEDIFVYLGSGEYSYDITPEGEEFLNNKFNHFKKINGRLEIDGFYIAAGKSEDLRLESLMRAQAVGNYFIRKFKLNPDQIVTIGYGNDWLQSGMQPVKAWPNRNLMRGIILKILPESADY; encoded by the coding sequence ATGAAACGAAACTTGATTTTTAAATCACTCATTCATTATGCTAAACCAATGGGAGCATTTTTAGTCTGTTTATCCCTCACAAACGTATGTTCAGCATTGTCTCTCATAAGCTATTTTTATCAAACTTCCTACCCAAATGAAGAATGCACGCCTGCTTCACTTGATCCACAAACTCTTAAGTTAACTTACTCAGAACGGTCAAATATGAAAAATGAATTTAAGGTCGGCTGGGACTTATATACAAATAAAAATTTAGCATTTTACCAAAAACCTTCAATTGGTGGTGAAGTGCAAATTGCTCGATGTCTACCTCCAGGGAGATGGGTCTATTTAGGACGAGGAAATGTAGAAAATGTAAATGGCAATACAGTTGAAGCAACAATTAAAGGAATCGATATGATTCAAGGTTCTTCTGTAAAGTTTCCTAAGAAATTTATTGAAACCGGAAATTTTTATTGGCGCCCAATGGCGGGGGACAGTGTTTTTCCGGTTGAAAAATCAGTTTCGAGAAAAATTTCAATAAGTCCTAAAATTGAAATAGCTTATGAAGATATTTTTGTATATTTAGGAAGCGGTGAGTATTCTTACGATATTACTCCTGAAGGAGAAGAATTTCTCAATAATAAATTTAATCATTTTAAAAAAATAAATGGAAGACTAGAAATAGATGGTTTTTATATTGCAGCAGGTAAAAGCGAAGATTTAAGATTAGAATCGTTGATGCGAGCCCAAGCTGTTGGAAATTATTTTATAAGAAAATTTAAACTTAATCCTGATCAAATTGTGACAATCGGGTATGGAAATGACTGGCTTCAGTCTGGTATGCAACCGGTAAAAGCTTGGCCAAATCGGAATTTAATGCGTGGGATCATTTTGAAAATATTACCTGAAAGTGCTGATTATTAA